In a single window of the Drosophila albomicans strain 15112-1751.03 chromosome 3, ASM965048v2, whole genome shotgun sequence genome:
- the LOC117570871 gene encoding glucose 1,6-bisphosphate synthase, protein MYATKAPAISPAELISSLTLSDDKELDDQIKNWIMWDKNAATLQQVVDAVKEQDWEALRTRLCRYNYFGTAGLRSGMRAGFDSINDLVTIQVGQGLSEYLQEVYPNVAKREAQGVVIGHDGRYNGKRFSQLLAAVFLNSNFRVYLFNRMTPSPMISFAVTHLRCLAGIAVTGSHNPKSDNGFKIYWSNGAPILTPHDKNIIAAMMKRLEPLPSSWDLSILDDHALLIDPFREVYPAYYEAMKQLIPPEYVETNECSQLRFVYTALHGVGFQYVREAFYQARLKPLIPVMQQKDPDPDFPTISSPDPIDGKDSLALALKKANDEHCTIILANDPDADRLAVAELNPKGRWKLFNGNELGALLGWWALESYKMRTSKPNVYNCVMVSTTISSKILAAMARAEGFTHVETLVGFKWMANKAIELQGLGRTVLFAFEQPIGYMFSTMVPDKDGINAACQVATMASHLRTTRSVTLIEKLREIYDTYGFHATISNGLTYDSHTKMTNMFNKLRSYDDNLPGTYPKCILNGEFEVKYVRDLTTGLDTSQSDKKTRLPHTPNKQSITFTFNNGMWIAFRDSGSQPKVRYYSELFGLPEEKDWDEISDTLRRMTDAVIAEFIRPSDYGMY, encoded by the exons atgtacGCAACAAAGGCACCCGCCATTTCGCCCGCGGAGCTGATTAGCAGTTTGACTCTATCGGACGATAAAGAGCTGGATGACCAGATCAAGAACTGGATCATGTGGGACAAGAATGCGGCGACATTGCAGCAAGTTGTCGATGCTGTCAAAGAGCAGGATTGGGAGGCATTGCGCACTCGACTCTGTCGCTACAATTACTTTGGCACCGCAGGTTTGAGATCTGGCATGCGAGCTGGCTTCGATTCCATCAACGATCTGGTGACCATACAAGTGGGCCAAGGCCTCAGCGAATACCTTCAAGAGGTGTATCCCAATGTGGCCAAGCGAGAGGCACAAGGTGTCGTGATTGGTCACGATGGACGCTACAATGGCAAACGTTTTTCCCAGCTGCTGGCCGCTGTCTTTCTCAATAGCAACTTTCGGGTTTATCTATTTAATCGCATGACACCCTCTCCGATGATTTCCTTTGCTGTGACTCATCTGCGTTGTCTAGCCGGAATTGCGGTGACAGGATCGCACAACCCGAAGAGTGATAATGGCTTTAAGATCTACTGGAGCAACGGTGCTCCGATTCTGACGCCTCACGACAAGAACATTATTGCGGCCATGATGAAGCGATTGGAGCCGTTGCCCTCGTCCTGGGATCTCTCGATACTCGATGATCATGCACTGCTCATCGATCCCTTTCGCGAAGTCTATCCTGCCTACTACGAGGCCATGAAGCAGCTAATCCCGCCTGAGTATGTGGAGACAAATGAGTGCAGTCAACTGAGATTCGTCTACACTGCGCTGCACGGGGTCGGATTTCAATATGTGCGCGAGGCATTCTATCAGGCGCGTCTTAAGCCGCTGATTCCGGTGATGCAGCAAAAGGATCCCGATCCGGATTTTCCAACCATCAGCAGCCCAGATCCCATTG ATGGAAAAGATTCCTTGGCGCTGGCCTTGAAGAAGGCGAATGACGAGCATTGCACCATCATACTGGCCAATGATCCGGATGCAGATCGTCTGGCAGTTGCCGAATTGAATCCTAAAGGTAGATGGAAGCTCTTCAATGGCAACGAGCTGGGCGCCTTGCTCGGTTGGTGGGCGCTTGAAAGCTACAAGATGCGCACCAGCAAACCGAATGTCTATAACTGCGTCATGGTGTCTACCACGATCAGCTCGAAGATTTTGGCTGCCATGGCACGAGCCGAGGGTTTCACACATGTGGAAACTTTGGTGGGCTTCAAATGGATGGCTAACAAGGCCATCGAACTGCAGGGATTGGGACGCACTGTGCTGTTTGCCTTTGAGCAGCCCATTGGCTACATGTTTTCCACCATGGTGCCAGACAAGGATGGCATCAATGCCGCCTGCCAGGTGGCAACCATGGCCAGCCACTTGCGCACCACTCGTAGTGTGACGTTGATCGAGAAACTGCGCGAGATCTATGACACTTATGGCTTTCATGCCACCATCAGCAATGGCCTCACCTACGACAGTCACACCAAGATGACGAATATGTTTAATAAGTTGCGCAGCTACGACGACAATCTGCCCGGCACTTATCCCAAGTGCATACTGAACGGTGAGTTTGAGGTGAAGTATGTGCGTGATTTGACCACAGGCTTGGATACTTCGCAATCGGATAAGAAGACACGCTTGCCACACACCCCCAACAAGCAGAGCATCACTTTCACCTTCAACAACGGCATGTGGATCGCGTTTCGAGACAGCGGTAGCCAACCTAAGGTTAGATATTATTCGGAGTTGTTTGGGCTGCCCGAGGAGAAGGATTGGGACGAGATCAGCGACACGCTGCGTCGCATGACCGACGCTGTGATCGCCGAGTTTATACGACCATCCGATTATGGCATGTATTAA